One region of Polyodon spathula isolate WHYD16114869_AA chromosome 25, ASM1765450v1, whole genome shotgun sequence genomic DNA includes:
- the LOC121300175 gene encoding dual serine/threonine and tyrosine protein kinase-like isoform X1, whose translation MDGTGGSGQKITPLARELSRIFSNYNKHSNLLKKNLKETNKFFRELQQNYSNSCAAAAAVPGAWVLEAGPLGCFSFPSQEEEYLQATVDCIPYVIILGQNCDAKYQVLNSLLGERLLPVTRLGQGCGAEGRCKRRRLRFTHGRHTRLSLALPGQYELVHQLAAHRGRWETIPEEDLEIGEACEDPAHRVAELEVTLHHQLLQEAKILVVPCPEVQLVEEALEDCFRNIVPVLVYAISEETLTQPQLDDIQRVKDNIMFPVCFVKVPSISQPGQDCSLEPTCKTGRAAEREKSALYQQLASDGFLGNGPGNCSCGAPPQQQAPAAKPQSSLCEAFEKLPRLLAPFAKQVLQNQQVEAATKLNMVHCRCLDIFINQAFDMQRDLQITPRRLDYTREKESELYHSLMGIANRKQEEMKDMIVETLASMKEELLDDAANLEFTDIIVPPNGEPISSKDIKSCIRQIQELIVLRLNQAVANKLISSVDYLRESFVGTLERCLHSLEKQHQDTSAHNVTSNHLKQILNAAYHVEVTFHSGSNVTRLVWEQIKQIIQRLTWVNPPAITLEWKRKVAQDAIESLSAAKLAKSICSQFRTRLNSSHEAFAGSLRQLEEGHTGRLEKTEDLWLRVRKDHAPRLARLSLESRSLRDVLLHGKPKLGRELGRGQYGVVYLCDSWGGHFPCALKSVVPPDDKHWNDLALEFHYTRSLPKHERLVDLHGSVIDHSYGSGSSIAVLLIMQRLHRDLYTGLKVGKHNPQAFSCSRTQCKAGLTLKERLQIALDVVEGIRFLHGEGLLHRDIKLKNVLLDKQNRAKITDLGFCKPEAMMSGSIVGTPIHMAPELFTGKYDNSVDVYAFGILFWYLCTGSVKLPEAFEKCSSKDQLWNNVKKGARPERLPLFDEECWQLMESCWNGDPFQRPLLGIVQPRLQSIMDRLCNTHSERRRTHLEDSA comes from the exons ATGGACGGGACGGGGGGAAGCGGGCAAAAGATCACCCCTCTCGCCCGGGAACTTAGTCGGATCTTCAGCAACTACAACAAACACTCGAACCTGCTGAAAAAGAACCTGAAAGAGACCAACAAGTTCTTCAGAGAGCTCCAGCAGAACTACAGCAACTCCTGCGCGGCGGCGGCGGCGGTGCCAGGTGCGTGGGTCCTGGAGGCGG GTCCCTTGGGCTGCTTCTCCTTCCCCAGCCAGGAGGAGGAGTACCTGCAGGCTACAGTGGACTGCATCCCCTACGTCATCATCCTGGGACAGAACTGCGACGCTAAGTATCAGGTGCTGAACAGCCTGCTGGGGGAGCGGCTGCTGCCCGTGACGCGGCTGGGCCAGGGCTGCGGAGCGGAGGGGCGCTGCAAGCGGCGGCGGCTGAGATTCACTCACGGGCGGCACACCCGCCTCAGCCTGGCGCTGCCTGGCCAGTACGAACTGGTGCACCAGCTGGCGGCTCACCGGGGACGCTGGGAAACCATCCCGGAGGAGGACTTGGAGATCGGAGAGGCATGCGAGGACCCGGCACACAGGGTGGCCGAGCTGGAAGTCACGCTGCACCACCAGCTGCTACAG GAGGCTAAGATCTTGGTGGTGCCTTGCCCTGAAGTGCAATTGGTAGAGGAAGCACTGGAGGACTGTTTCAGGAACATTGTGCCCGTCCTCGTCTACGCCATAAGCGAGGAGACACTCACACAGCCGCAGCTCGACGACATCCAGCGGGTCAAAGACAATATCATGTTCCCTGTGTGTTTCGTGAAGGTGCCAAGCATCTCCCAGCCCGGCCAAGACTGTTCCCTGGAGCCGACGTGCAAGACGGGCAGAGCTGCGGAGAGGGAGAAGAGCGCCCTCTACCAGCAGCTGGCCTCCGACGGGTTCCTGGGCAACGGACCGGGCAACTGCTCGTGCGGAGCCCCTCCCCAGCAGCAGGCCCCGGCCGCCAAGCCCCAGAGCTCCCTGTGTGAGGCCTTTGAGAAGCTGCCCCGGCTGCTGGCCCCCTTCGCCAAGCAGGTGCTGCAGAACCAGCAGGTGGAGGCGGCGACCAAACTGAACATGGTGCATTGCCGCTGCCTGGACATCTTCATCAACCAGGCCTTTGACATGCAGCGTGACCTGCAGATCACCCCCCGCCGGCTGGACTACACCCGTGAGAAGGAGAGCGAGCTCTACCACTCCCTCATGGGCATCGCCAACCGCAAGCAGGAGGAGATGAAGGACATGATCGTGGAGACGCTGGCCAGCATGAAAGAGGAACTGCTGGATGACGCAGCCAACCTGGAGTTCACAG atATCATTGTGCCCCCGAATGGCGAGCCCATCAGCTCCAAGGACATTAAGTCGTGTATCCGGCAGATCCAGGAGCTGATTGTGCTGCGTCTGAACCAGGCGGTTGCGAACAAGCTCATCAGCTCAGTGGATTACCTGCGGGAGAGCTTCGTGGGCACGCTCGAGAGGTGCCTGCACAGCCTGGAGAAGCAGCACCAGGACACCTCGGCTCACAACGTCACCAGCAACCACCTCAAACAG ATCCTGAACGCTGCTTATCACGTGGAAGTCACGTTCCACTCTGGGTCCAATGTGACACGGCTGGTGTGGGAGCAGATCAAACAG ATCATCCAGAGGCTGACGTGGGTGAACCCTCCTGCCATCACTCTGGAGTGGAAGCGCAAGGTGGCCCAGGACGCCATCGAGAGCCTGAGCGCGGCCAAGCTGGCCAAGAGCATCTGTAGCCAGTTCCGCACGCGGCTCAACAGCTCCCACGAGGCCTTCGCTGGCTCCCTGCGGCAG CTGGAGGAAGGGCACACGGGCCGGCTGGAGAAGACGGAGGACCTGTGGCTGAGGGTTCGAAAGGACCATGCACCCCGACTGGCTCGCCTGTCTCTGGAGAGCCGCTCGCTCAGAGACGTCCTGTTGCACG GGAAGCCGAAGTTGGGTCGCGAGCTGGGTCGGGGTCAGTACGGTGTGGTGTACCTGTGTGACAGCTGGGGCGGACACTTCCCCTGCGCCCTCAAATCAGTGGTGCCGCCTGATGACAAGCACTGGAATGACCTGGCTCTCGAGTTCCACTACACCAG GTCCCTGCCGAAACACGAGCGGCTGGTGGACCTGCATGGCTCGGTGATTGACCACAGCTACGGGAGCGGCTCCAGCATCGCGGTGCTCCTGATCATGCAGCGGCTGCACCGCGACCTGTACACCGGCCTCAAGGTAGGCAAGCACAACCCCCAGGCCTTCTCCTGCAGCAGGACGCAGTGCAAG GCTGGTCTCACCCTGAAGGAGCGGCTACAGATTGCCCTGGATGTAGTGGAGGGGATCCGATTCCTGCACGGCGAGGGGCTGCTGCACAGAGACATCAAGCTGAAGAACGTGCTG CTTGATAAGCAGAACCGGGCAAAAATCACCGATCTGGGCTTCTGCAAACCTGAAGCCATGATGTCTGGTAGCATCGTTGGGACTCCTATACACATGGCCCCAGAGCTCTTCACAG GTAAATACGATAACTCTGTAGACGTTTACGCCTTTGGCATCCTCTTCTGGTACCTGTGCACGGGCTCTGTGAAGCTGCCCGAGGCATTTGAGAAGTGTTCCAGCAAAGACCAGCTGTGGAACAATGTGAAAAAAG GCGCACGACCGGAGCGCCTGCCCTTGTTTGATGAGGAATGTTGGCAGCTCATGGAGTCCTGTTGGAACGGAGATCCCTTTCAGAGACCCTTGCTGGGTATAGTGCAGCCCAGGCTGCAAAGCATCATGGACAGGCTGTGTAACACACACTCCGAGAGGAGACGCACCCATCTGGAAGACTCTGCCTGA
- the LOC121300175 gene encoding dual serine/threonine and tyrosine protein kinase-like isoform X2, with protein sequence MDGTGGSGQKITPLARELSRIFSNYNKHSNLLKKNLKETNKFFRELQQNYSNSCAAAAAVPGAWVLEAGPLGCFSFPSQEEEYLQATVDCIPYVIILGQNCDAKYQVLNSLLGERLLPVTRLGQGCGAEGRCKRRRLRFTHGRHTRLSLALPGQYELVHQLAAHRGRWETIPEEDLEIGEACEDPAHRVAELEVTLHHQLLQEAKILVVPCPEVQLVEEALEDCFRNIVPVLVYAISEETLTQPQLDDIQRVKDNIMFPVCFVKVPSISQPGQDCSLEPTCKTGRAAEREKSALYQQLASDGFLGNGPGNCSCGAPPQQQAPAAKPQSSLCEAFEKLPRLLAPFAKQVLQNQQVEAATKLNMVHCRCLDIFINQAFDMQRDLQITPRRLDYTREKESELYHSLMGIANRKQEEMKDMIVETLASMKEELLDDAANLEFTDIIVPPNGEPISSKDIKSCIRQIQELIVLRLNQAVANKLISSVDYLRESFVGTLERCLHSLEKQHQDTSAHNVTSNHLKQILNAAYHVEVTFHSGSNVTRLVWEQIKQIIQRLTWVNPPAITLEWKRKVAQDAIESLSAAKLAKSICSQFRTRLNSSHEAFAGSLRQLEEGHTGRLEKTEDLWLRVRKDHAPRLARLSLESRSLRDVLLHGKPKLGRELGRGQYGVVYLCDSWGGHFPCALKSVVPPDDKHWNDLALEFHYTRSLPKHERLVDLHGSVIDHSYGSGSSIAVLLIMQRLHRDLYTGLKAGLTLKERLQIALDVVEGIRFLHGEGLLHRDIKLKNVLLDKQNRAKITDLGFCKPEAMMSGSIVGTPIHMAPELFTGKYDNSVDVYAFGILFWYLCTGSVKLPEAFEKCSSKDQLWNNVKKGARPERLPLFDEECWQLMESCWNGDPFQRPLLGIVQPRLQSIMDRLCNTHSERRRTHLEDSA encoded by the exons ATGGACGGGACGGGGGGAAGCGGGCAAAAGATCACCCCTCTCGCCCGGGAACTTAGTCGGATCTTCAGCAACTACAACAAACACTCGAACCTGCTGAAAAAGAACCTGAAAGAGACCAACAAGTTCTTCAGAGAGCTCCAGCAGAACTACAGCAACTCCTGCGCGGCGGCGGCGGCGGTGCCAGGTGCGTGGGTCCTGGAGGCGG GTCCCTTGGGCTGCTTCTCCTTCCCCAGCCAGGAGGAGGAGTACCTGCAGGCTACAGTGGACTGCATCCCCTACGTCATCATCCTGGGACAGAACTGCGACGCTAAGTATCAGGTGCTGAACAGCCTGCTGGGGGAGCGGCTGCTGCCCGTGACGCGGCTGGGCCAGGGCTGCGGAGCGGAGGGGCGCTGCAAGCGGCGGCGGCTGAGATTCACTCACGGGCGGCACACCCGCCTCAGCCTGGCGCTGCCTGGCCAGTACGAACTGGTGCACCAGCTGGCGGCTCACCGGGGACGCTGGGAAACCATCCCGGAGGAGGACTTGGAGATCGGAGAGGCATGCGAGGACCCGGCACACAGGGTGGCCGAGCTGGAAGTCACGCTGCACCACCAGCTGCTACAG GAGGCTAAGATCTTGGTGGTGCCTTGCCCTGAAGTGCAATTGGTAGAGGAAGCACTGGAGGACTGTTTCAGGAACATTGTGCCCGTCCTCGTCTACGCCATAAGCGAGGAGACACTCACACAGCCGCAGCTCGACGACATCCAGCGGGTCAAAGACAATATCATGTTCCCTGTGTGTTTCGTGAAGGTGCCAAGCATCTCCCAGCCCGGCCAAGACTGTTCCCTGGAGCCGACGTGCAAGACGGGCAGAGCTGCGGAGAGGGAGAAGAGCGCCCTCTACCAGCAGCTGGCCTCCGACGGGTTCCTGGGCAACGGACCGGGCAACTGCTCGTGCGGAGCCCCTCCCCAGCAGCAGGCCCCGGCCGCCAAGCCCCAGAGCTCCCTGTGTGAGGCCTTTGAGAAGCTGCCCCGGCTGCTGGCCCCCTTCGCCAAGCAGGTGCTGCAGAACCAGCAGGTGGAGGCGGCGACCAAACTGAACATGGTGCATTGCCGCTGCCTGGACATCTTCATCAACCAGGCCTTTGACATGCAGCGTGACCTGCAGATCACCCCCCGCCGGCTGGACTACACCCGTGAGAAGGAGAGCGAGCTCTACCACTCCCTCATGGGCATCGCCAACCGCAAGCAGGAGGAGATGAAGGACATGATCGTGGAGACGCTGGCCAGCATGAAAGAGGAACTGCTGGATGACGCAGCCAACCTGGAGTTCACAG atATCATTGTGCCCCCGAATGGCGAGCCCATCAGCTCCAAGGACATTAAGTCGTGTATCCGGCAGATCCAGGAGCTGATTGTGCTGCGTCTGAACCAGGCGGTTGCGAACAAGCTCATCAGCTCAGTGGATTACCTGCGGGAGAGCTTCGTGGGCACGCTCGAGAGGTGCCTGCACAGCCTGGAGAAGCAGCACCAGGACACCTCGGCTCACAACGTCACCAGCAACCACCTCAAACAG ATCCTGAACGCTGCTTATCACGTGGAAGTCACGTTCCACTCTGGGTCCAATGTGACACGGCTGGTGTGGGAGCAGATCAAACAG ATCATCCAGAGGCTGACGTGGGTGAACCCTCCTGCCATCACTCTGGAGTGGAAGCGCAAGGTGGCCCAGGACGCCATCGAGAGCCTGAGCGCGGCCAAGCTGGCCAAGAGCATCTGTAGCCAGTTCCGCACGCGGCTCAACAGCTCCCACGAGGCCTTCGCTGGCTCCCTGCGGCAG CTGGAGGAAGGGCACACGGGCCGGCTGGAGAAGACGGAGGACCTGTGGCTGAGGGTTCGAAAGGACCATGCACCCCGACTGGCTCGCCTGTCTCTGGAGAGCCGCTCGCTCAGAGACGTCCTGTTGCACG GGAAGCCGAAGTTGGGTCGCGAGCTGGGTCGGGGTCAGTACGGTGTGGTGTACCTGTGTGACAGCTGGGGCGGACACTTCCCCTGCGCCCTCAAATCAGTGGTGCCGCCTGATGACAAGCACTGGAATGACCTGGCTCTCGAGTTCCACTACACCAG GTCCCTGCCGAAACACGAGCGGCTGGTGGACCTGCATGGCTCGGTGATTGACCACAGCTACGGGAGCGGCTCCAGCATCGCGGTGCTCCTGATCATGCAGCGGCTGCACCGCGACCTGTACACCGGCCTCAAG GCTGGTCTCACCCTGAAGGAGCGGCTACAGATTGCCCTGGATGTAGTGGAGGGGATCCGATTCCTGCACGGCGAGGGGCTGCTGCACAGAGACATCAAGCTGAAGAACGTGCTG CTTGATAAGCAGAACCGGGCAAAAATCACCGATCTGGGCTTCTGCAAACCTGAAGCCATGATGTCTGGTAGCATCGTTGGGACTCCTATACACATGGCCCCAGAGCTCTTCACAG GTAAATACGATAACTCTGTAGACGTTTACGCCTTTGGCATCCTCTTCTGGTACCTGTGCACGGGCTCTGTGAAGCTGCCCGAGGCATTTGAGAAGTGTTCCAGCAAAGACCAGCTGTGGAACAATGTGAAAAAAG GCGCACGACCGGAGCGCCTGCCCTTGTTTGATGAGGAATGTTGGCAGCTCATGGAGTCCTGTTGGAACGGAGATCCCTTTCAGAGACCCTTGCTGGGTATAGTGCAGCCCAGGCTGCAAAGCATCATGGACAGGCTGTGTAACACACACTCCGAGAGGAGACGCACCCATCTGGAAGACTCTGCCTGA